A genomic stretch from Chroogloeocystis siderophila 5.2 s.c.1 includes:
- a CDS encoding sulfotransferase family protein, translating into MNPVFIGGCGRSGTTLLGAILGSHSDCLTIPEFQFKLNIIQACNHKAHFHTYTNEILKDKRFKIWRISVDAENLQENLAKSAIHTVDFFVKKYAESINSSKSPKLWIDHTPTNMKYAKTLLEVFPQAKFIHIVRDGRAVASSVMPLDWGPNTITKAASWWVEHMAYGLAAESFLGKDKIIRIKYEDLISEPEETVKNLCSYLDIEYQHLMLKATGFKVPFYTSAQHNLIGKRLDVTRLNDWEKKLASEEIEIFEILTGDFLKHLNYSLKSHSIRLTIHRVDRVKFYLQEIYIQQLNKIRNRLRFYKSQIYKLN; encoded by the coding sequence ATGAATCCCGTTTTCATAGGTGGATGTGGTAGAAGTGGAACGACTTTGCTAGGAGCAATTTTAGGTAGTCATAGCGATTGCCTAACGATACCAGAATTTCAATTCAAATTAAATATCATTCAAGCTTGCAACCATAAAGCTCATTTTCATACATATACAAACGAAATTTTAAAAGACAAGCGCTTCAAAATATGGAGAATTAGCGTAGATGCGGAAAATTTACAAGAAAATTTAGCTAAGAGTGCTATTCATACAGTAGATTTTTTTGTGAAGAAATACGCAGAAAGTATAAATTCCTCTAAATCTCCTAAGCTGTGGATAGATCATACTCCTACAAACATGAAGTATGCTAAAACTTTACTAGAAGTTTTCCCACAAGCTAAATTTATACACATTGTTAGAGACGGTAGAGCCGTAGCTTCCTCAGTTATGCCACTAGACTGGGGACCAAACACAATAACAAAAGCAGCTAGTTGGTGGGTAGAACATATGGCATATGGTCTTGCTGCTGAATCTTTTCTTGGAAAGGACAAAATTATCCGTATCAAGTACGAAGATTTAATCAGCGAACCTGAAGAAACTGTAAAAAACCTTTGCTCTTATCTAGATATTGAATATCAACACTTAATGCTTAAAGCTACAGGATTCAAAGTACCATTTTATACTTCTGCACAGCATAATCTTATTGGAAAACGTTTAGATGTAACGCGATTAAACGATTGGGAAAAAAAACTAGCTTCTGAGGAGATTGAAATATTTGAGATTCTGACTGGAGACTTTCTTAAACATCTTAATTATTCTTTAAAATCCCATTCAATAAGACTAACTATTCATAGAGTTGACAGGGTCAAATTTTACCTACAAGAAATATATATTCAACAGCTAAACAAAATTAGAAATCGACTGAGATTTTATAAATCGCAAATTTATAAATTAAACTGA
- a CDS encoding S-layer homology domain-containing protein has protein sequence MLILKPAIYILAALAISNLGQVAYASPANLNSQDNATLFKANAAHLLQQQAAQNNSTNVDSYKVAQATTFPDIQNNWAQSFIEALAARNVISGFPDGTFRPNAPVTRAQFAAMISKAFPLTQQREGITFNDVPSFYWASDAIQAAYQSGFLAGYPNNIFLPEQNIPRAQVLVSLASGLNLNASNVAILDNFQDAADIPDFARKAIAAATENRIVVNYPNLATLSPNQIATRADVAAFIYQALVRNGTVPPLEPTDVANQYIVGYETVATAPEPTPTSPPEQEVAQLREQFRIEPPTIVDTIRPTVPGGGSSVGSPTAFGADWGDAFLGASFQARARNTSRSDGGVSFGFGLGDADRAVGLEVAVSVVDLIGDTFEDGGVSLKLHRVLPNNFGVAVGVENATTWGSTDGGSSVYGVVSKIIPLRDDPADPLSKLTLSLGLGGGRFRSESDVEAGNESVNVFGSIGIQALERVSLIADWTGQDLNLGASIVPFNFPLIITPAIADVTGNAGDGARFILGVGYAISF, from the coding sequence ATGCTGATTTTGAAACCTGCAATTTATATTTTAGCAGCGTTAGCTATTAGTAACTTAGGTCAGGTAGCGTATGCTAGCCCTGCAAATCTTAATTCGCAAGATAACGCGACTTTGTTCAAGGCCAACGCTGCGCATCTATTGCAGCAACAAGCAGCACAAAACAATTCGACAAACGTAGATAGTTACAAGGTCGCGCAAGCAACAACGTTTCCAGATATTCAAAACAACTGGGCGCAAAGTTTTATTGAAGCTTTAGCTGCACGGAATGTTATTAGTGGTTTTCCCGATGGAACTTTTCGTCCTAATGCACCCGTGACGCGCGCGCAGTTTGCCGCGATGATTAGTAAAGCGTTTCCGCTAACACAGCAACGGGAAGGAATCACTTTTAACGATGTTCCTTCATTTTACTGGGCAAGTGATGCGATTCAAGCCGCGTACCAATCAGGGTTTTTGGCAGGATATCCGAATAACATCTTTCTTCCTGAGCAAAACATTCCGCGCGCACAAGTTTTAGTCTCCCTTGCAAGTGGACTGAACTTAAACGCAAGTAATGTCGCGATTCTAGATAACTTCCAAGATGCTGCTGATATTCCTGATTTTGCGCGCAAGGCGATCGCTGCTGCAACCGAAAATCGGATAGTCGTTAACTACCCTAATCTAGCAACGCTCAGCCCAAATCAAATTGCTACACGTGCGGATGTCGCGGCGTTTATTTATCAAGCTTTAGTCCGTAACGGTACAGTACCACCTTTAGAACCAACCGATGTAGCAAATCAGTATATTGTGGGTTACGAAACCGTTGCTACCGCACCAGAACCTACTCCTACATCACCTCCAGAACAAGAAGTCGCGCAGTTACGCGAGCAATTTCGAATTGAACCACCAACAATCGTCGATACGATTAGACCTACAGTACCAGGTGGTGGATCGAGTGTCGGTTCGCCTACCGCGTTTGGTGCTGATTGGGGTGATGCATTTTTAGGTGCTAGCTTTCAAGCACGGGCGCGAAATACGAGTCGCTCGGACGGCGGAGTTTCCTTCGGTTTTGGTTTAGGTGACGCAGATCGTGCTGTTGGGTTAGAGGTTGCGGTTTCGGTTGTCGATTTAATCGGTGACACATTTGAAGATGGTGGTGTGAGTTTGAAACTGCACCGCGTATTACCAAATAACTTTGGCGTTGCGGTTGGTGTCGAGAATGCGACGACTTGGGGTTCTACCGATGGTGGTAGCAGTGTTTATGGCGTTGTCAGTAAGATTATTCCCTTGCGCGATGACCCTGCTGACCCTTTAAGTAAGCTGACTTTATCTTTAGGACTAGGTGGCGGTCGTTTCCGTTCGGAAAGCGATGTCGAAGCTGGTAACGAATCCGTCAATGTCTTTGGTAGCATCGGTATACAAGCTTTAGAGCGCGTCTCACTCATCGCCGACTGGACAGGTCAAGACTTAAACTTGGGTGCTTCGATTGTTCCTTTCAACTTCCCACTAATTATTACTCCGGCGATCGCTGATGTTACAGGGAATGCAGGTGACGGTGCGAGATTTATTCTCGGTGTCGGTTATGCTATCTCCTTTTGA
- a CDS encoding DUF3368 domain-containing protein has product MRQLYGVIIIPTAVYNEMVNVGKIVPGAAEVKTLPWIQTQTVTDAQRVKDTQTKQSNIDLGEAEAIILTLELKANLLLMDERRGRVLAADLGLNVTGLLGVLLQAKRNGLILSVKPLMDHLIEQVDFRVSSQLYATILQAAGE; this is encoded by the coding sequence TTGCGGCAACTTTATGGAGTCATCATTATTCCTACTGCCGTTTACAACGAAATGGTGAATGTGGGTAAGATTGTTCCTGGTGCAGCCGAAGTAAAAACTCTACCTTGGATTCAGACTCAAACCGTTACTGACGCTCAACGAGTGAAAGATACTCAAACTAAACAGAGTAATATTGACTTGGGTGAAGCTGAAGCAATCATTTTAACACTGGAACTGAAGGCGAATCTTCTTTTAATGGATGAGCGTCGCGGCAGAGTATTGGCAGCAGATTTGGGACTTAATGTAACTGGGCTTTTGGGTGTTTTATTACAAGCTAAACGGAATGGTTTGATTTTGTCTGTTAAGCCTCTAATGGATCACTTGATTGAGCAGGTGGATTTTCGAGTAAGTAGCCAGTTATATGCAACAATCCTACAGGCTGCTGGTGAGTAG
- a CDS encoding UPF0175 family protein codes for MSVVIPDEILQATKMSEDELRLEIAIMLYKQEKISSGKVRAWTGLTVIEFQHELAKRGLCINYDVEDFQSDVTTLQSMGLL; via the coding sequence ATGAGCGTTGTTATTCCTGATGAGATTCTGCAAGCAACTAAGATGAGTGAGGATGAATTGCGGCTAGAAATTGCTATCATGCTGTATAAGCAGGAAAAAATCAGCAGTGGCAAAGTTCGCGCTTGGACTGGGCTAACAGTCATTGAATTTCAACACGAATTAGCAAAACGAGGACTTTGTATTAACTACGATGTAGAAGATTTTCAGTCTGATGTGACAACATTGCAGTCAATGGGCTTGTTGTGA
- a CDS encoding glycosyltransferase, which yields MKILMLVPAVGTVYGGPSKSVVELAQALGHHSIEVDLITTNANGSEKLNVPLQTWISETSYRFQYFPYWDLKGYKFSLALTNWLFKNASNYDLVHANAVFSYANLPAYWACQQQKIPYLVTPRGMLEPWALSYKAWKKRLYYNLFEKPALQQASAIQTLAKKEAEGVKILDLKAPIFVVPNGVHKQDFETLPEPENFYSKFPETRNKTLILFLGRIDPKKGLDLLSTAFAKIHTLFPHTHLIVAGQDNIGYLPVVKDYFAQAGCIDAVTFTGMLTGSLKHSALAAANIYVAPSYSEGFSMSVLEGMASGLPCVITTGCNFSEAASAQAAYVVNVNAEELADALTKCLQNPQQAKQMGNRARQLVFENYTWERVASQLIEIYMSIRKREPISAVY from the coding sequence ATGAAAATTTTAATGCTTGTTCCTGCTGTTGGAACTGTCTACGGTGGTCCTTCCAAAAGTGTTGTAGAGCTAGCTCAAGCATTAGGTCATCACAGCATCGAAGTTGATTTGATAACAACTAATGCTAACGGTTCTGAGAAACTAAACGTTCCATTACAAACTTGGATCTCTGAAACATCCTATCGCTTTCAATATTTCCCCTATTGGGATTTAAAAGGCTATAAATTTAGTCTCGCATTGACGAACTGGTTATTTAAAAATGCATCCAACTATGATCTAGTACATGCAAATGCTGTTTTTTCTTATGCTAATTTGCCTGCTTATTGGGCTTGTCAGCAACAGAAGATTCCTTATCTTGTAACTCCTCGTGGAATGTTAGAGCCTTGGGCATTATCATACAAAGCTTGGAAAAAGCGTTTATACTACAACTTATTTGAGAAACCTGCTCTTCAGCAAGCTAGTGCTATTCAAACTCTAGCAAAAAAAGAAGCAGAAGGTGTTAAAATCCTTGATCTCAAAGCTCCTATATTTGTTGTCCCTAATGGAGTTCACAAACAAGATTTTGAAACTTTACCAGAGCCAGAAAATTTTTATTCAAAATTCCCAGAAACTCGAAATAAAACACTAATTCTATTTCTTGGTAGAATCGACCCTAAAAAAGGATTAGACTTACTTTCTACTGCTTTTGCTAAAATACATACCCTGTTTCCTCATACACATTTAATCGTTGCAGGGCAAGACAATATTGGTTATTTACCTGTTGTTAAGGACTATTTTGCTCAAGCTGGATGCATAGACGCAGTTACCTTCACTGGTATGCTGACAGGCTCCCTCAAACACAGCGCTCTTGCTGCTGCAAACATCTACGTTGCTCCTTCGTACTCTGAAGGATTTAGTATGTCTGTTTTGGAAGGTATGGCATCAGGGTTGCCATGCGTGATTACTACTGGCTGCAATTTTTCTGAAGCAGCATCAGCCCAAGCTGCTTATGTAGTCAACGTTAATGCGGAAGAACTTGCTGATGCTTTAACGAAATGTTTACAAAATCCTCAACAAGCAAAACAGATGGGAAATCGTGCTAGACAGCTAGTTTTTGAAAACTATACTTGGGAGCGTGTTGCCTCACAATTGATCGAAATATATATGTCCATTCGTAAAAGAGAACCGATTTCTGCTGTTTATTAA
- a CDS encoding O-antigen ligase family protein — translation MRFAQTAKGETNIGITTGLAILLIGLSVFSGRTMAAIKRYPNALFFVAFLILSGTASLFASEPIQAIKMTILVGGYFLLAFSVAGLKLQRQEILQLISVFAISTALMSITSLIDYFHVVDIPRVNERSASRGLEVANLLGPFYSQTPMAAHLCLAFPIPIAFIFSQSVEKKQKFLWIVVLIPTILAAILTYSRGLFISFAIVITYIFYISGDITRVKYWLRNFVAASTILAIGIFLIQSYLPKQYTALIQRLSDTQLEAIQSSKSDTARFGAIESTLKDLSESPFGLGFTESEIQVGSRVYSKNAHSNIIDILRAGGPLGLLLFTFFILPVLVRAFNIIEPQIEIPLFAALVSFFMYGLTHTTIATMFAWILAGITFHLKSLRVNKKVSF, via the coding sequence ATGCGCTTTGCACAGACTGCTAAGGGAGAAACTAATATAGGCATAACAACAGGATTAGCAATACTACTAATTGGATTAAGTGTATTCTCTGGAAGAACTATGGCTGCAATAAAGCGCTATCCAAATGCTTTGTTTTTTGTAGCTTTTCTGATTCTTAGTGGCACAGCATCTTTATTTGCTTCTGAACCAATACAAGCTATAAAAATGACAATTTTAGTAGGTGGCTATTTCTTGCTTGCTTTTTCTGTCGCAGGGTTAAAGCTACAAAGACAAGAAATTTTGCAGTTAATATCAGTATTTGCTATATCTACTGCCTTAATGTCTATTACAAGTCTTATCGATTATTTTCATGTAGTTGATATACCTAGAGTTAATGAGCGTTCAGCTAGTCGTGGATTGGAAGTTGCTAATTTACTAGGTCCCTTTTACAGCCAAACACCAATGGCTGCTCACTTATGCCTTGCTTTTCCCATCCCAATAGCTTTCATTTTTTCGCAATCAGTTGAAAAAAAACAAAAATTTTTATGGATTGTGGTATTGATTCCTACTATCTTAGCAGCAATACTTACCTATTCAAGAGGCTTATTTATAAGCTTTGCTATTGTGATTACGTACATCTTTTACATTAGCGGAGACATTACAAGAGTAAAGTATTGGTTGCGAAACTTTGTTGCTGCTAGTACGATACTAGCAATAGGTATTTTTCTGATTCAAAGTTATTTACCAAAGCAATATACAGCATTAATACAACGACTGAGTGATACTCAATTAGAAGCAATACAAAGTAGCAAATCTGATACAGCACGCTTTGGAGCGATTGAGAGTACATTAAAAGATTTATCAGAATCACCATTTGGTCTTGGCTTTACTGAATCAGAAATCCAAGTAGGTAGCCGTGTATATAGCAAAAATGCGCATAGTAATATCATTGATATCTTAAGAGCAGGAGGTCCACTAGGTCTTCTCCTATTTACATTTTTCATTTTACCAGTTTTAGTTAGAGCTTTTAATATTATCGAGCCACAGATAGAAATTCCATTATTTGCTGCGCTTGTTAGTTTCTTCATGTATGGATTAACACATACTACAATAGCAACAATGTTTGCCTGGATTCTTGCTGGTATTACTTTTCACTTAAAGTCGTTAAGAGTAAATAAAAAGGTAAGTTTTTAA
- a CDS encoding lipopolysaccharide biosynthesis protein has product MQKSITHSTLNGLFWVISGAGFQAILRLVVFIILARLLTPADFGIVNAASIVIGFSEIFSLLGVGPAIVQRPNLEDSHLRTGFTVSVFFGLLMASFLWLFSPSLANFFQMEELTLVIRVLVLVFPLHSISVIAESLLQRELQFRWLTSINLASFIVGYGIVGVSLALASFGIWALVGATLSQAATNSLILLIIKPHPKLPQFDRAAFDDLIHFGGGFTIARIFNYIATQGDYLVVGRWLGAEALGLYGRAYQLMVLPANLLGQALDKVLFPAMAKVQEEPKRLAIAYRRSITLIALIILPTSAALFALSPEIIHLLLGPAWTGAIIPFQILTIGMLFRTSYKVSDSLARAKGAVYKRAWIQGVYATLILAGAWLGHYWGISGVAIGVLIALSINFLLMAQLSLRLTFITWRDLFAAHIPASCFAVITYVSVWLIATFMRSLFIPNLAIISIAGTITLAFSLLLSLLIPQTFWGVDAIWLFNTIANTYKRFLQKHSSN; this is encoded by the coding sequence ATGCAGAAGAGTATAACCCATAGTACATTAAATGGATTATTTTGGGTAATTTCCGGTGCGGGTTTTCAAGCTATACTGCGGTTAGTAGTCTTTATTATTTTGGCACGTCTTCTCACTCCAGCAGATTTTGGGATTGTTAATGCTGCCTCTATTGTTATAGGTTTTTCCGAAATTTTTTCTTTACTAGGTGTTGGTCCAGCAATTGTACAACGTCCAAATTTAGAAGACAGTCATCTGCGTACTGGTTTTACAGTTTCTGTATTTTTTGGGTTACTAATGGCAAGTTTTCTCTGGCTATTTAGTCCTAGCTTGGCAAACTTCTTTCAGATGGAGGAACTCACATTAGTTATTCGCGTTCTCGTGTTGGTTTTCCCTCTGCATAGTATATCAGTTATTGCTGAATCGCTATTACAAAGAGAACTACAATTTCGTTGGTTAACGAGTATTAACCTTGCGTCGTTTATTGTAGGATACGGTATTGTTGGAGTCAGCCTTGCTCTTGCTAGCTTTGGGATATGGGCGTTAGTAGGAGCAACGCTATCTCAGGCAGCTACCAACAGCCTAATTTTGCTCATTATTAAGCCTCATCCAAAATTACCCCAGTTTGACCGCGCTGCTTTTGACGATTTAATACATTTTGGTGGTGGATTTACAATTGCTCGTATTTTTAACTATATTGCAACTCAGGGCGATTACTTAGTAGTAGGTCGCTGGTTGGGTGCAGAAGCTTTAGGCTTATACGGAAGAGCTTATCAACTTATGGTTTTACCTGCAAATCTGCTAGGTCAAGCTTTAGATAAAGTACTTTTTCCAGCAATGGCAAAAGTTCAAGAAGAACCAAAAAGATTGGCAATAGCTTATAGACGCAGTATCACACTTATCGCGTTAATAATATTACCTACTAGTGCAGCTTTGTTTGCTTTAAGTCCTGAGATTATCCATTTGTTACTGGGACCTGCTTGGACTGGAGCGATCATTCCCTTCCAAATTCTGACGATAGGTATGCTGTTTCGTACTAGTTATAAAGTTAGTGATTCGCTAGCAAGAGCCAAAGGTGCAGTCTACAAACGAGCTTGGATACAAGGAGTTTACGCAACTCTCATTTTAGCAGGAGCTTGGCTAGGACATTATTGGGGAATATCAGGTGTAGCGATCGGAGTTCTGATTGCTCTTAGCATAAACTTTCTTCTCATGGCTCAGCTTAGCTTGCGTTTGACATTTATTACTTGGCGAGATTTATTTGCAGCACATATACCAGCTAGTTGCTTTGCCGTTATTACCTATGTCAGTGTTTGGTTAATAGCTACATTTATGAGAAGTTTGTTTATACCAAATTTAGCAATTATTAGCATAGCTGGAACAATAACTTTAGCTTTTTCTCTTTTATTATCTCTTCTTATTCCTCAAACTTTTTGGGGTGTCGATGCAATATGGTTATTTAATACTATAGCTAATACATATAAACGGTTTTTACAAAAGCATTCCTCAAATTAA
- a CDS encoding glycosyltransferase: MKIQRKNILIVGLSSVQHTSNNTWITKTSIAEYINELAQQFDECTWITYVSSEMPSLQGNINSNLVKVVPLQSHQKALFNWLRLIAYLRHRPYVILYFPAFLSLVPILPLIHQLSRGMVVYLGNDYEQSLLQANGKWLGWSVLYRFSTEYTLKIASVVIARGKYLADRVRKFNQNVVETVPLGHLNLRSKTYAPDSSVSCVKRVLYLGQVLWRKGLKDLFLAMQLVVHNYPEVTIVLDVVGDGADRQATEIFVQNMKFNEYIKFHGWVDAKEKLSAFFQETDVLVVPSSSYPEGVPRVIDEALSQGVPVIATRVGGITKEFTDEEIMLIDPNSPQQIAVAIAAILFDTKTRERYITNAQRRLELWTKYGSAAQQHKRILLREREN, translated from the coding sequence ATGAAAATTCAACGTAAAAACATATTGATAGTTGGATTATCATCTGTACAGCATACTTCAAACAATACGTGGATAACTAAAACATCAATTGCCGAATATATTAATGAATTAGCTCAGCAATTTGATGAATGTACTTGGATAACCTATGTATCTAGCGAAATGCCTTCACTGCAAGGAAATATAAATTCAAATTTAGTTAAAGTTGTTCCTCTACAATCGCACCAAAAGGCACTCTTCAACTGGCTACGCTTAATAGCTTACCTAAGGCACCGACCCTATGTAATACTATACTTTCCTGCTTTTCTATCTCTCGTGCCAATTCTTCCACTAATTCATCAATTATCACGAGGCATGGTGGTTTATTTAGGTAATGATTATGAACAATCTCTTTTACAAGCAAATGGTAAATGGTTAGGCTGGTCAGTTCTATATCGTTTTAGTACTGAGTACACATTAAAAATAGCAAGTGTAGTAATTGCTAGAGGAAAATATTTAGCTGATCGTGTACGTAAATTCAATCAAAACGTGGTTGAAACTGTTCCTCTTGGGCATCTAAACCTACGTAGTAAAACATACGCTCCAGATTCTTCAGTTAGTTGTGTAAAGCGAGTTTTATATCTAGGTCAAGTTCTCTGGCGCAAAGGATTAAAAGATTTGTTTTTAGCAATGCAGTTAGTTGTTCACAATTACCCAGAAGTAACAATTGTACTCGATGTGGTTGGTGATGGTGCGGATCGTCAAGCAACTGAAATATTTGTTCAAAATATGAAATTTAATGAATACATCAAGTTTCATGGTTGGGTTGATGCAAAAGAAAAATTGTCTGCTTTTTTTCAAGAGACAGATGTATTAGTTGTACCATCATCTTCTTATCCGGAAGGAGTTCCTCGTGTAATAGATGAAGCATTAAGTCAAGGAGTACCTGTGATAGCTACACGAGTAGGTGGTATTACAAAAGAATTTACTGACGAGGAGATAATGTTGATAGATCCAAACAGTCCACAACAAATAGCTGTAGCGATTGCTGCAATTCTATTTGACACAAAAACACGCGAACGTTATATAACTAATGCACAAAGACGATTAGAACTTTGGACTAAGTATGGTTCAGCCGCACAGCAGCACAAACGTATATTACTTAGAGAAAGAGAAAATTAA
- a CDS encoding acyltransferase, with amino-acid sequence MFYLFLSKVFKGFDFLKSTLVANSCLFFPQIWFRALGKNCCFQGFPRFGYAFRDIRVGNNCSFGIGIFLNCGADGYINIGNFVSLNDYTYISSLYGVEIGDNSRIAEFVSIRDNDHAYADPETLIRNQGFQGAKIKIGSDVWIGRGVFIGKGVEIGNGAVIGANSVVTKSIPPFAVAVGVPAKVIKYRQKKSNESIMQCLEVT; translated from the coding sequence ATGTTCTACTTATTCTTGTCAAAGGTATTTAAAGGCTTTGACTTTTTAAAATCTACTTTAGTAGCTAATAGCTGTTTATTTTTTCCACAGATATGGTTTAGGGCTTTAGGTAAAAATTGTTGTTTTCAAGGATTTCCTCGATTTGGATATGCTTTTCGTGATATCAGAGTTGGAAATAATTGCTCGTTCGGAATAGGAATATTTCTGAACTGTGGAGCAGATGGCTATATAAATATTGGAAACTTTGTAAGCTTAAACGATTACACATATATTTCTTCTTTGTATGGAGTAGAAATTGGTGATAACTCAAGGATTGCAGAATTCGTATCAATTCGCGATAACGATCATGCTTATGCAGATCCAGAAACTTTAATTAGAAATCAAGGTTTTCAAGGAGCAAAGATCAAAATAGGTTCTGACGTTTGGATTGGTAGAGGTGTTTTCATTGGTAAGGGTGTTGAAATTGGTAATGGTGCTGTTATTGGTGCAAATAGTGTAGTTACTAAGTCAATTCCGCCTTTTGCTGTAGCCGTAGGAGTACCTGCAAAGGTTATAAAATACCGCCAGAAAAAGTCTAATGAATCTATAATGCAGTGTCTTGAAGTGACTTAA
- the wecB gene encoding non-hydrolyzing UDP-N-acetylglucosamine 2-epimerase yields MKLATILGARPQFIKASVVSSALKNAEIEEILIHTGQHFDRVMSDVFFQDLDLPQPKYHLNIHSLNHGAMTGRMMEKIEEILLQIKPDWVCVYGDTNSTIAGALVAAKLQIPIVHIEAGLRSFNREMPEEVNRVVTDHLSQLLFAPTPLAVQCLTKEGILQGVHLVGDVMMDAILTYLAKAQQTSQILEKLDLVDQKFYLATIHRPSNTDNRDRLQNILENLTQLKYPVVFPMHPRTLAKVQQQEMLPYLEAIQVIPPVSYLDMLILEKNCQSVLTDSGGMQKEAYILGRPCFTLRDETEWQETVEVGWNHLVKPENLYQSLTHFTTPTHAPRLYGEGNAATRIADILLAA; encoded by the coding sequence ATGAAATTAGCCACAATTCTAGGTGCTAGACCACAATTTATCAAAGCATCAGTCGTTAGTTCTGCCTTGAAAAATGCTGAAATCGAAGAAATTCTTATCCACACCGGACAGCATTTTGACCGCGTAATGTCTGATGTTTTCTTTCAAGATTTGGATTTACCCCAACCCAAATATCATTTAAATATCCACAGTCTAAATCATGGGGCGATGACAGGTCGCATGATGGAAAAGATAGAAGAAATCTTATTACAAATTAAGCCCGATTGGGTTTGCGTTTATGGTGATACTAACTCGACGATCGCCGGCGCTTTAGTTGCGGCGAAGCTACAAATTCCTATTGTCCATATTGAAGCAGGATTACGCAGCTTTAATCGCGAAATGCCCGAAGAAGTCAATCGCGTTGTTACCGATCATCTTTCACAGCTGCTCTTTGCACCGACACCTCTAGCTGTACAGTGTCTCACTAAGGAGGGAATCTTGCAAGGAGTACATCTCGTCGGGGATGTGATGATGGACGCGATCCTAACGTATCTTGCCAAAGCCCAGCAGACATCGCAAATTCTAGAGAAACTTGATTTAGTTGACCAAAAATTTTATTTAGCAACGATTCATCGACCGAGTAACACCGATAACCGCGATCGCCTCCAAAATATCTTAGAAAATTTAACGCAACTCAAATATCCTGTTGTCTTTCCCATGCATCCGCGTACCTTAGCCAAAGTACAGCAGCAGGAAATGTTACCTTATCTTGAAGCGATACAAGTTATTCCACCAGTGAGCTACCTAGATATGTTGATCTTAGAAAAAAACTGTCAATCTGTGCTTACTGATTCGGGAGGAATGCAAAAAGAAGCATATATCCTAGGACGTCCTTGCTTTACACTGAGAGACGAAACCGAATGGCAAGAAACAGTAGAAGTTGGTTGGAATCATCTCGTCAAGCCCGAAAACTTATATCAATCTTTAACTCATTTTACGACACCGACTCATGCACCACGACTCTACGGTGAAGGTAACGCAGCAACACGCATTGCTGATATCTTACTTGCTGCGTGA